The window AGttttaaattactgtgttgatggggtgaaagtacctcacgcggatcactgcaagtacctaagtgtttatataaggaaatgttttcattgaggtaatcacattaatgaggtagTAAATAAGGGTTGCAGAGTATTAGATATTGGGGATTTAAGGGTAGTAGTAAATACTGTAAAAAGGGAGTGGGCCATTACGCCTATAGCATTGCCCTAATTTAGATAACAGTTCTTGTGTATGGCATTCACTCCGGGACTACTTCATAAAAGAACAGGaacagatccaaaggaaagcagcactatttatTCTGAGTGGTTTCCGACAGAAGGTTAGTGATAGGAAAATGTTGAAATCCTTGGGCTGGGATGACTAGGGAACAAGGAGACGAAGTTCTCGATTAAGCGGGCTGTTCCTGGCTGTCATTGAAGAAATGACGTGGAATTACATTTGTAGATGAATAAGCGTGAAACTAACTTTTAAACGTAGGAACGACTTTAATCTGAAGATAACTCTGGGATTCATGGGGGTAAATCggcaaaatattcatttataggaagaggaattagaaattggaataatttatgaaggaaaATGTCCGAAACATTTTCtacttctttaaaatcatttaagaaaagactaggtaaagaccgatagggaatctgtcatctgggtgacagtcctaaatgcaggcgGGCTGTGTGTGTAGAGCACTTTCCGTCTAAACTAGCCGGTTCGAACCCGGgtcagatcggtggtatttgaaggtgttaaaatatgtcggtttcgtgtcggtaaattttaAGCACATAAGAGTACTCCCACAGGACAAAATcacggcacttcggcgtctctgaaaatcggaAAAGACTTCAGtgtgatgtaaaatcaataacattattattcctaaATCTAGAACAGTAATCCAGAACAATGGTCTTTTTGACCTAATGTAATATGACCATGGAGAAATCTGATGATAAAACAAAGGATACATGGATCAGTTAAGGAGGTAAGACGGTGAGATGATCGATATGATAGAAGTATGAAGGTAGAGAGCCTTGATGAATGAATAGATAGTAATTGCAGGACGCCAAGTGGTGAGTGATGTAAAGTCAGAATATTGTAAAAAATCAGagaagattttattaaattaaatttatataAATTTTGTTACAGCAGATGTTTGAGGAAATAGCTTCAGTCGATGTGTGAGGACGGTTCAGTTGACAACCTGGCCCGTAATTTGGAAGCATTCAACAGCTTTCTTGTCCTGGTCGACCAGAGTAAATTGAATGTCCACCGTAACCTGAGAAAGAGAAAGAATGCATTGCCAATGCCTCTGTAAACATACTGATGTTGCTATGGGCATTAAAATTAATATGCGATGATCCTTCTCACCCATCCAACTTTTAAGTCAAAATTGTGTATGATTTAGTTGACTCGTGGGTTTGTTATAGGACAATTTATCATATATAATTTTGGATTAAACTTAACGTTCACCACAAATACAATAGGAGATACACTGTGCAATTggaaataatacattattattctcTGTTAGGGGACGGATTCTTGTCAAATAACTGGACTCTCAGATACGAGTTCAGGTTTAAAATAATCAGTTCTTACCAGAGGATAAGCTTCAAGAATAGGCATCTCCAGGCGGTAGGTTACTTCTTCACCTGCGGCTAGTGGACACTCTGAGTTGGTGAGACTCTTGCAGCCGTCCTGTTGAGGCAGTGGGTAGTCGATGGTGATACCAGCACTTGTAGCCTTCACTTGGGGAGTCAACTTGTTCACGGCATGGTCTAAAACGGAGGAAAGTAgaaaattattataattgttattcccCTTCATCTGTAGGTCTATTCTTGAACATAGGTGGATGTACTGAGTTTCGAACAAGTAACATACAGAATAAGGAGTTACGCCAAGAGAATTAATATCATAAAGACCTATAGAGAACTTCCTGCTACAACGGCAACAGTGAAATAATTTCCTATGGCCAGCCATCTTTGCCTATAGGCTAAGTGAAATTCATGGCCTAGCCATGTACAGGAGAAGAAGTCCGATTTCTACATTCTATATTGTTATGTATTATCGTATGGATAATCTGATCTACAAATTGGAATATATCTTaactaaaaattaaaatatatgtataaaatatgCAAGAGTATATGTATTTCAAAATGTTTACAAATGCAGTTATATAAAACACGCTTCTACAGTTCAGTGTCTTAGATAATCACTCACTACATTAAATACGTGTACTGTTCATTTTATTAAGTCTGGATAAGAATTTTTCACGGCTAATTGTTTAATGTATCAGTCGTTCGTTTTTTATTTTGTAACAAAAACCGCAGAAGTATTTTCCCTAAGTTCTAttccttttctatgtaaattacaaTATGGTCAGTAGGTGCCTCAGTTTTTAATAAAATAAAGATTGCATGATTTATTGTATTATCTTCTTAACGATTGTGTAAATCCTGCACAATTGATTTAATATAACTGCAGATAAACCAGTTATTATAGTGTAAAATAAGCTTCTCCTCATCAAACCACAGACTAGTGGTGGTGGCGATCActattttaagtggaagtacaattggacaaccatcctATATCAACACCAGTGAGAGGGAAAATTGAGGAGAAGCGGCACACCGAACAATGAATGTATCTGCGAACGAAAGGGAAAGGGAAAAGGCACGATTTTCGTGAAAATAAAACGCTCCCTAGACCACGTAAACTTAATGCcttcggggttggaagagaacacgAGCTGACTAAGGCAGGTCGGATAGTACAGATGACGTGAGGAGCTTAACGCAAGGCAGTGGAAACAATGAAAGACACTGCTACGAGTACTGTGGTCCCCAAACCAACCTGTCCCAGTTTTAGTCGCCTCGCTTCTATTGCAGGCCGTTTATtccgcggatgtattctaccagccccacccacaggggaaatgcAACAGACCTGAGAGCACCACTGTAAAGTAGGTAAATATATGCTTAGTTCATTAAAAAATAAGCATGGGTACAACTCTTTTACAGAGACTTGGGAATTTTAGGAACGCCGCATCCTTTCGTAGGTGGGGTACAAGAATATGTACAGGATATTCATGTAAAAGTTCTTCCTTCCCTATCCGAATATATTACTCTGTACTTCGCAAGACAGAAATCTATATTCATATCGTGCGTATACAGAATAAAATAAATACCGTGAAAATTTTTCAAAAACTAAACTGATTATACAAGAGTTGATCGTTTTAAAATATGGTGAGAGGTGTATTTTGTCTAGCAAgattaaagtcaatccattcaaccGTCAATAAGAAATTAACTATAATTAGGAGGAGAATAACGTGCAGTGTTATAACATgagtatagaattaaattttttgTTAAGGTTGCTAATTTATTTTGCCCTTAATAAtaacagattttattgcagtgcaTATCTTGAAGGAAGTTTTATGTCCATTGTTACAAAACACATGAACAACAATCTAGACCTTCAACTATTATCTAGTAGATATTGTTTATAATGTTGCCTGAAACTAGCAAGTCTCTGACGGAGACAGGTGGTCTATTCCACTGTCGTGCTGAAGACATAACAAATAAGTTTGTCTTTCTTGTGATGCAATGAGGTGGTGCCGTTAGGATGGTACCAGTTTTTGGTCATATTCCGAAATAATGATTTGATGAGAGAAGAATGATCACATTGTATTTATCTTGTGAGCTCATACTATTGAGCAGCTTAATGTTATCGGAGTTTACGCTGTCAAAATAATTGAGATCTGAAGAAAGCACTGCAAGAGTGAAGAAAACTCCAAATATAGTTTTATCCGGCGATGACTCATTAACGCCACAGACACCCATAAA is drawn from Anabrus simplex isolate iqAnaSimp1 chromosome 1, ASM4041472v1, whole genome shotgun sequence and contains these coding sequences:
- the LOC136877590 gene encoding NPC intracellular cholesterol transporter 2 encodes the protein MFRLLAVTLLVAAASATSFDKCVSGPAPLEVRVSGCDTQPCEFKRGRNIVAEVDIAIDHAVNKLTPQVKATSAGITIDYPLPQQDGCKSLTNSECPLAAGEEVTYRLEMPILEAYPLVTVDIQFTLVDQDKKAVECFQITGQVVN